The sequence below is a genomic window from Rhinopithecus roxellana isolate Shanxi Qingling chromosome 19, ASM756505v1, whole genome shotgun sequence.
tggtgaaatcccatctctgctaaaaatacaaaaattagccgggcatggtggtgagtgcctgtaatcccagctactcaggagactgaggcaggagaatcgcttgaacctgggaggtggaggttgcagtgagccaagatcgtgccactgcactccagcctgggcaacagaacgaggctctgtctcaaaaaaacaaaacaaaacaaaacaaaacaaaaaacaaaaaaaacctcacaaagtgatggaaaaaaattagaaagttcaTACACATCCCCCAACATGCAGGTTTCCTGAGATGTCTCTGAAACTGTAGcgtgcagagtagctgggagagATGAGTCTGCCCCTCGGTGCCTGAACCTCTCGCTCCTTCCAGAGTGATATCAAGTGGGCCTGGGAGGTGGCTTTCTCCCAGCAGCAGGGACCTACCTTCTGCTGCCACTAGCCTGTTAGTAAGTAGGCTAAAATCCCTACTTTACACTTTGAGAtgcaaggcaggcggatcacctgaggtcaggagtttgcgagaccagcctgaccaatatggtgaaacctcaattctactaaaaatacaaaaaaaaaaaaaattagctgggcttagtgacagacacctgtagtcccagattctcaggggactgagacaggagaattgcttgaaaccaagaggcggagattgcagtgagccaagattgcgcaactgtactccggcctgggcaacagagagagactctgtctttttttaaaaaaaaaaaaaaaaaaaaaaaaaaaaaaaaaaaaccactttaccTTCCTGGAGACTGTGGGGTTTATTCTTCATACTTCATACCCCAGGGCAAAAAAAAGACAACTCTCCACGGCGGCAAGGCTGGGGTTCTGAGTGTGTCCCCTCGAGCACTGCCCTCCGCTAAGGAATGTGCACgcccaccctcccttccctctggGTGACAAGAATCCAGGTGTGCAGCATCCTTACTAGGGTGCTTCCTCATGCTTGATACTCCCTGCTGCGCTGCAGGGACGCGAAGCCTGCCTTTGCACAGCTCCCTGTCTCTGATCACTCAGTTATTTACCCATTCACTCAGCAAACACGTTTTCTTGCCTGCTCACTCCAAGTCTGCTGCGGATGGATACCCTGCAGCCTGCCATGGAGCCGCAGATAGATTTTGTTTGGCCCGCACCatgttttgtgattttgtttttgtttctgtttttgttttcttttgtttttttgagacggagtcttgcattgtcgcccaggctggagtgcaagagcgcgatctcggctcactgcaacctctgcctcccgggttcaagcgattttcctgcctcagcctcccaagtagcccggatcacaggcacccgccaccacgcccagctaattttttgtatttttagtagagacagggtttcaccatgttgaccaggctggtctcggactcctgacctagtgatccaccctgctcggtctcccaaagtgctgggattgcaggcgtgagccatcgcgcccagccgtgtttttttaaatttcaaattaattgCCAAAGTTGAAAAGTATGGAAATTGCATCGAAAATTCTGATTTCTGGATTTCTCttgactaatttaaaaaaaaaaaaaaaaaatctcacgtTCCCCTGTGACCACGTTCGCTGGCAGCCCCTTCCCGAGGTGACACAGGCCTGGCTGCCCCCTGTTGGTCCCTGCAGGCAGTTCACCTTCACTCCCTGTGACTGATGGGCAGTAACAAAACGAGTGTTTAGCATTAGCCGTGTGCCAGGTTCTAAGTGTGTCACACATATTGACTCACATCAGCCTCACAGTGACAGTGTGGTAGATGCTATGATGCCCATTTATTCAAGAAAGGCTTAATGGGGGCCCAAGCCTATCAGGTTCTGGAAATGGAAATGCATCACAGACAAAATCCTATCCTTCCTGGAGCTTTCATTCCGGTGAGGGGACATGGGGCATGCCGAAGACAGTGGGGGGTGTGCTATAGAGGGTCAGTATAGGCCTGGCTGAGCAGGTGACATTTAAGCGGAGATGAGACTGCAGTGAAGGGTTAGAAGAGTGTCCCAGGTGGAAAGAGGTGAAGAAACATGCCTGGGGCCACACGGCTAGTTAAGTAGCCaagctgggacttgaacccatGGTGGCCCCAGAGCCTGTGCTTCTAACCACTACATTCTAGGGCTTGATGTGAAATGCCAGCCCTGCCCTGAGATGCTCAGAGTTAGTGAGGAAGAGAAACAGGGAATGTGGCTGCCATtagagggctggggctgggggtgcagGAGGCCCCAGCTCTGAAGATTCCAACTTCCTGTGCTGTTCTAGTATCCTCCCAGGAGGCCGAGATGAATTGCCTGCCTGCCCTGGgctctttattttaatctcaGTAGGGTTCTGGGAGCACCTACCCACCTCCACAAAGCTCCTGGGCCCCTCCTCCCTTCAAGGATTGCGAAGAACTGGTCGCAAATCCTCCTAAGCCACCAGTATCTCCATCTTCAGCTCACACCAGCCCTGAGCGCCAGCCTGCGGCCAGGGGACCACGCACGTCCCACCCACGCAGCGACTCCGCAGCCGCTGCCCATTCTTCCTCACCCATGGGGAACAGCAAAAGTGGGGCCCTGTCCAAGGAGATCCTGGAGGAGCTGCAGCTGAACACCAAGTTCTCAGAGGAGGAGCTGTGCTCCTGGTACCAGTCCTTCCTAAAGGACTGCCCCAGTGGCCGTATCACCCAGCAGCAGTTCCAGAGCATCTACGCCAAGTTCTTCCCTGACACTGACCCCAAGGCCTATGCCCAGCATGTGTTCCGCAGCTTCGATTCCAACCTCGACGGCACCCTGGACTTCAAGGAGTACGTCATCGCCCTGCATATGACCTCCGCAGGCAAGACCAACCAGAAGCTGGAGTGGGCCTTCTCCCTCTACGACGTGGATGGTAACGGGACCATCAGCAAGAATGAAGTGCTGGAGATCGTCATGGTCagtctcccctctccccttctggCTGGGCGGCGCTGGGGTCACTTGGGGCTGGGGGCCCCTTGCTGCACAGTGAGTGGAGCTGTGGGTGGAGCGGGGGATTCAGGCCACTGGCTCTGAGAGCGTGGTGCTCCAAGAGGCTGATATTGATAGAGGGGTGGGCACTTACCCACAGCTTCGTTGTCTTCCTGAAGCAGAATCTGAATGTTTCCTAATACAGCCATGTTATGCTTTGCTTCACGATGTTTGGGTCATCTATGGACCATATATACCactgtggtcccataagattgtaatggagctgaaaacttcctattgcctagtgatgtcatagcacagttactttatttttcaaatgcatttagtgtagcctaagtgtatcTATAAAGTCTGCAGTAGTGGACGGTAATGTCCTAGTTCTTCACATTCACTCGCTACTCGCTTACTGACTCACCTAGAGCAACTCCCAATCCTGCAAGCTCCACTCATGGTAAGTGTCCTAGACAGCTCTACCATTTTGTATcttggtgttttgttgttgttgttgttgttgttgttgttgttttttgagatggagtctcactctgtagcccagagctggagtgcaatggtgcaatcttggctcactgcaacctctgcctcctgggttcaagcaattctcctgcctcagcctcccgagtagctgggattacaggtgcccaccaccacgcccggctaatttttgtatttttagtagagacggggtttcaccatgttggtcaggctggtctcgaactcctgacctcaggcaatccacccacctcagcctcccaaagtgctgggatttacaggcatgagccatagtgcctggcccattttttatctttatactatatttttaccaCATGTTTAGCTATGTTTAGATGTGCAGATACTTACCATCATGTGACAACTGCCTGCAGCACTCAGGACAGTcacatgctgcacaggtttgtagcaTAGGAGCAAAAGGCTGGACCGTGGAGCCCAGGGATGTAGTAGGCTCTGCCATCTGGGTTTGTGCGAGGACTGTCTATGACGTTCCCACATGGAAATTGCCTAAAGATGTATTTCTCGGAATGTATTCCTGTCTCtgagtgacacatgactgtatttacattttttctttctctccatccttgtttcttccttcctttgttaaAATATCCTTTGAAATTTTCGGCAGTACACATTCAACTTGAATCGCTGTTCATTCTAAACACACAATATGCTTCAAATATAAAGTAGAAAGAGGTCAAAGTTGGGGGCATGAACTCTGAGTTCTAGTTCTCATGTTCTCCCCAGCGTGGGGCGGATCGCCCGTACCACCCTTGAGCCCGCACTTGCCATGCACAGCATGGCTCCCCGGCTCCTGACAGGTTCCCTGTGAGGTGTACACGCTTCCACCATGGTTCCCAACACGCCTTCTCCCTCGTCCATACTGTCCTTGTGTCAGATCCTTTGTTGTGAAAGtagtgacaaaaaccacaattccTTTTCCACCAACCTCGTAGGTGTCTTGAAAATGGTTTATCTAATGTATAAGTAACTCATGAAATTTAGAAACCTAGGCAAGAGATTGAAAATTGCCTCATCCAAGGAAAACATCCAAGGGAAACTTTTCTTAGTATATCGGTATATACCTTTTCAGTCTTTTACCCATATACTTTTAAACAATGTTAAAGCTATGACATATTCACATACGATTTTTATCATCCATTTTTCAGTTACTCTTTTATCATGAGTGCCTTCCATATCATTACATATTCTTCCaaaacagttttttgttgttgttgttcagacagagtttcactcttgtcgcccaggctggagtgcagtggcgttatctcagctcactgccacttctacctcccaggtttgagcagttctcctgcctcacccttgaaagtagctgggattacaggcacccgccaccacgcccagctaattttcgtattttagtagagacagagtttcgccatgttggccaggctggtctcaaactcctgacctcaggtgatctgcccgcctcggcctcccaaagtgctgggattacaggggtgagcttcTGCACCCAATCTCTTCCAGAACACTTTTAATAGCTGCTTGGAATTCTGGCTTATGGAAATGTGGAAATTATTGAACATTCCTATGTTTTTGGACATTAgggttgtttccatttctctcctaTTATACCAGttctaatttctttcatttgatttttttttttacgtatTCTTTTTCAAttcccctgcccctgccacttGCTTTATTATTCTAATTCCATTCCTGTTAGTAGAGACTGTTATTCAGATGTTATATAACTTTGTATGCATTTGTAATCATGCCTTCATTTGCATGATTACAAATGCACAAAAATTTTCCACCCTTATTAGGAGAAACcataaataaaacagcaaagtGTGCGGCTTGTGGTTCATGGGCTTATCCTCAATGCTCAGGTCGGGCCTCCCATTCCGGCAGGCATGTGTCTCCCTCATTGTTATCTTGGCACAGCCTGCAGAGAAAGCTCCCTCAAATTGGCTGTGGGGTCTCTGGGTGGCCTGGGACAGGGCCTAAGTCTTCAGAGCGCCATAAACAATGCGGGGCCCAGCAGAAGCCTACAAATGGATACTCCTTGAAGAAAAgtaggaggaaagggaggagggggaaatgagggagggagagagggaaggtggaagtcaggaaggaaagagagtgaagcaaggggaaggaaagaaggaagggagggaggagaaggagaggaggagagaaaggaagaaagaagaaagaagggagggagaggccaTCAATGGCTGGGGCTGTGCAAGGTGGCAGAAGGCTCTGCTGTTCACCAGATTACAAGTTCATGGGCAGAGCACTGACTGGGGGAGTCACAAGTGAAGCGTTCTAGTCCCAGCTCTGACTCCAACTAGCGGTGTTGCTGTGGGAAAACCATTTTACCTTCCTGGGCCCAGGGTGAGGATTTGATTATTTTTGCAGCCTTTCCCGAGGCCCTGAAGGTCTGTCCCtctgtgttggaggtggggtgggcaggCAATCACTCCCGGCTTCTGGCTGGCACACCTGCACATGGTACCCAAGGCCCTGCACAGACGGATAGGAGTATAGGAACCACCTACACTTGCGTCCAGCTCAGGGCTCTGAGGGCTGCCAGTGAGGCCGCTGCCCTGGGCTGCTGGCTTTGGTCTCCTTGCTCCTTTTTCCAGCACCAGGGGGCTGAAGGGGAACTTCTCAAAGCTATCGACCTTCCCTCCAGGATAATTTCACAGCCATTATTGCCCCTGCCTGCCTTGCTCACAAGTGTCTCCAGGGAGGCAGAAGGCTCTGGCCAGAGCCAGTAACCTCCCAGCTGCCACCCAACATACCTGCCTGCCCTCAGCATCCAAGGACCTACACCCTTGGGTGTCCCTTCAGGACCCAGCCGGCGCTGGTGTTCCTGAGCCAGTGGAATCCTAGAAACTTGGAGCTGGAAGGGTGCATGGAGCCCCCTTGTCCCTTTCCCTGATCTCACAGGTCTGGGGACACTTCATGCTTCCCCTACATTGCATACCCAACTGCTTTATTAGAGGGGAGGGAGGTGAGAAGGATGGGATCCTTGAGCCCAAAGCTAAGCCTTTCGCTGAACCCGTCCTTGAGCAGAAGGTTAAATGAGGGTCTTGCTGTACCAATGGGAAGACCTTTGAAAAGTTCTTGTTGatgcctctctctccctcccctagccttgcCCAATGCTCTCCAAGACCTTCCAGTGATAAGGAGGTGAGTGGGCTATGGCGTAACACAAGGATACCAATTCTAGAATCAAaatgcctggattcaaatctctACTCTTCTCCTTCTAGCTGGGTGACTTCCAGCAAGTTAGTTGTCTCCGTttttttcatccataaaatggggccAATCATACCTTCTTCATATGGTTATTGTGAAGACTAGGtgtaaaaaatgtttagaaaagcGACAcctaggccaggcatagtggcccatgcctgtaatcccagcactttgcggggccaaggtgaaaggattgcttgagctcaggagtttgagaccagtctgggcaacatagtgagaccctgtctctacaaaaaattcaaagaaacttgctgagcatggtggtgcgcacccgtagtcccagttactctggaggccaaggtgggaggattgcttgagcccagcgtgtcaaggctgcagtgagccatgattgcaccactgcactccagcctgggcaacagagcaagaccccatttggaaaaaaaaaaaaaagaaaacaaaagaaaagaagaaaggggagtGACACTTATtaagtactcaacaaatgttagaaTGTTAGCCGTTATTGCCATAAGTCAGTCTTACTGAGCAACTGAGGTACAGTATGAATCCAGAGGAAGAGGTTTACTCTTCTAAAACCTCTAGGCAGTAGGGTCTGAGGTAGTGATTCCCAAACTCCAACCTCAGGACTGCCGTCATATTTGCATCAggaagctttttctttcttattttcatttttttaaataagtgaagtTAATATGTTTACATGGTTAGAAAATCACAGTACAGAAAGGTACAAAATAAGAAGCGAAAGTCTTGTTTGTCTCTTCCCTGAATTCCCTGTCCCTTATGAGGGCCTCAAAAATACAGATGCCCAGGTCCTACGCCCAGGAATTTTGATTTAGTAGATCAGGTGGGGGCCTGTACATCTGTATTATAACTGCTATCTGCTCCCACGGGCTGGTCGGGCACTGAGGGACATTGTGATGGAGGTGACCCAAAGTCCCTGATGTGTCTTCCATAAtgtttgtaccattttacattcccagcaacagtggAGCAGGGTTCCCTTGTCACCACACCCTTGCCAATGcctgttatttcttgtcttttttattacagccattctaacaggcgtgaggtgatatctcattgtggtattgatttaTGTTTCCCTGGTGATCAGTGATGGGTTTCTTGATACCTGCTGGCCACTTGTacgtcttctttggagaaatgtctatttgggtcttttgcccattttttctttcttttttttttttttagatagagttttgctcttgtcacccaggctggagtgcgatggcgtgatcttggctcactgcaacctccacctcccaggttcaagcaagtctcctgcctcagcctcccgagtagctgggactacaggcatgcaccaccacacccggctaattttgtctttaataaagacggggtttcaccatgttgcccaggctggtcttgaactcctaacctcaggtgatctacccgcctcagcctcccaaagtgctgggatttacaggcgtgagccaccacgcccagcctcctttgcccatttttcaattgtGTTATTTGgtcttttgctattgagttgtaggagttccttatatattatatacaatgtgtatattatatatagaaagagacagggtcttgcttgtcacctaggctagagttcAAAGGTACAAaaacggctcactgcagcctagaactcctgggctcaagcaatcctcatcctcctgtgtagctgggactgtcGGCATGCCCACCACCTCTGCTAATTAATTTTCTcttgcagagatggagtctcactttgttgcccaggctgatctcaaattcctgccctcaggtgatcctcctgcctcgtccttccaaagtgctgggatgatagacgtgagccaccgcacctggccccttatgtatttttgatattaaccccttataagatacatggtttgcaaatgttttccccCATTCCATAAGTTACCTTttgattttgttcattgtttcctctgatgtggagaagctctttagtgtgATGTCATCCCGCTTGTTCATTTTGGTTtatgttgcctgtgcttttggtgtaatATCCAAAAAATTATCGTCAAGACCAGCATCAAGAAGCTTTTCCCCTGTTTTCCTCCAGCAGTTTGACAGTCtgaggtcttatgtttaagtctttaatccattttgagtagatttttgtGTATACAGTGTAAGATGTGGATTTTCCGGGGTTGCCAACCCCTTAAAGTTCCTCCTAACgagttctttctttctgtttggtACAGGCTATTTTCAAAATGATCACTCCCGAGGACGTGAAGCTCCTTCCAGAGGATGAAAACACGCCGGAAAAGCGAGCTGAGAAGATCTGGAAGTACTTCGGAAAGAATGATGATGGTGAATTCCTTTTCCTTCGTTGCCTTTGATTTTTCAACCATGGACTATTCCCTGGGAACCCCAAAAAGATTTATTCTTCTGAGTCACAGTGTCCAGGCAGGACAGGGACACCTCATTCCACTGTATATTTTTAGAGCTGTCTGAAGGGTTCGACAGGGGGAATGGCCTTAAGGGTGAGTGGGAGCCAAAACTGTTTTCTGTACAATTAGAACAAGAGCAAACTTCAGCTCACCCTACCTTTGAATTAATTTCAAGTCCCAAGTCAGTGGGATCTAAATTGCTATGGTTTTACTTTAGGAAGTTGGTTTGGGTCCTCTGAGAAACACCACCAAGATAGGATTAGATTTAAATGAGATTGCAAGAGATTTATAGGAGGAAAGGCTGATGAAGGAAAACAGGTAGGAATCGAGAGAAGGCTGAGAAAGCCATCAGACTGCCAAGAAGATCTGACCCCtggcagggagagaggggaagaaaggaaggttaGGCAAGAAAGGAAGGTTAGGTAAGTAATGCCCGAGACAGTGCATTCTGAGGAAGTGTTGACAGAGTCGACGGGGTGTCCTCAGTGTCCCTGTCAGTCTTGGTGCTCCTGCCCTGTCAGTCAGTGGCAGGAAGCAGCCCTCAGGAAGCGTGATCCTGCATTGTAGGCAGTGATGGACTCCAGCCCTCGGCTGCTGGGGCTGTGTGTCTGTGATGCTCATGGCCAGCACAAGAAGGATGCGGTAAAGGAGCTGGTATCAGGCTGGGGCTGCAAACACATGGGGCTGGAGGGGCAGGAATGATGAAAACAAGTCATGTGGACAGTAATCTACAAGCAGTGCGGATTGGCAAACAGCACAGGGTGCACCTCAGGTCTGATGGCTTCCAGCGTATTCCATGTGGGAATATGGAACCCATGGTTGAGacatcatttgattttttttttaagagaagccagccatggagatttaaaaaatgcaatgtgTCTCAATTGATAAAACACAGCATGGCCCAAACACATCGAAGGGTCCTGTATTAACCCCTTTGGTGACCTCTGGGGGCAGTCTCCCACCGGGGTCAAGAAGAAAAACCTGAGCAGGATGCTAAATAAGGGCAGAGAGAAATGATCCTGCCCCTCCTAATctgccaacaacaacaaatgatGTAATAAGAGAAGCACGAAGGTCATTGGGGTAGGAGGGACATAGGATACAGAATTTAAGGAGGCGCTCGTTCTCAGGGATCAACAATGCACTCACAGGACCTCAAAGTGAGTGCCTCCTTAAATTCAGGCCTTGGTACTTTACCCATCTTTCCGTCATCGGCCCTGATTGGCACCTCTCCTTTGAGCACTTTCTCCTCCTTGCACAGACATTGGCTGCCAAGATGCCTTCTTTCGGCACTTCGCCCACTGGCTCCTTAATTGGCTTCCTGACCTCCCTCTGGGTCTGTTCATGTGTTGAGCCCTGTGTTCTGCTGTTTGCTCATCTGGAAACCGCCCCAGTGAACACCCCAGGAGGGCATGATGTCAGAGGCTGACGTGTTACTCCTGTTTGTGACATGCTGTATGTGTTTCCACATGGCCCATCGGGAGACAATGCCTCACGGCAGAGTCAGGCTTTGATGGTGGGAGTTTCGGGTTCTCTGTGAGCTCTCTGTGGGGTGGCTGGGATATTAAAACCCAAGACTTATGCAGGAAGCCATCCTGGATCCTAACCCAGAAGGGATTAAGGGTATCCAAAAACGCCCAGAGCATAAGTCAGAAATCACATTCAGTTCAGCAAAGGTTTGTTGAGCACcaactctgtgctaggcactgtgaaCATACAACAGAAAGGAGCATCTGTCTCATGCAAGAGGTATTTCTGTGTGTGACTGCCTTCCCCGCCAGATCAACAGTTTCCCAGGGAGGGACTTCATCTCATGCTCTTCTGTTGTACACCCCACCTCCGCTCCCCGTGGGGACCTTGGCTCCAAGCACAGTAGCATCTGGGCCCAGGACCGTACATTTAACTGGACTGATCTGAATACAGTAAATCACCTGATAAAAACACCAGAAAACTGGGTGTGGCTGCAACAAGGCTGTCTCAGTCCTGATCCCAGATAAGGAGGCAGATGAGACTGGGGGTTGCAGGGATGGATGCATAGGAAGGGGTCTTGGCGGAGTTGTCAGCCAGGAATCAGGGGCTGCCTGTGTGCTACAGGTGCCAAAGAGACCTCTCTGCAAGCCACACTCCCCCTGGTGTGATCTCATTGGGCCCCTCACCTCTCACCCCTATGTCTATGGGGACGTTGTTCCCTGCTTCTTGGCTGAGACTCTGGGCCTGACACCTAGATTGTTTTGCTATGCTCAGAACCCCAGAAGCTCCTCCTGAACTTGATCCTTGAAACTTGAGCtaatacagaaaatagaataaCAATTAATATTCATGATTGAAGTATTTAATAACCAGCAAGGCAGGGGCACCAGCCGATCGGAAGAGGCACATAGCACAAGATTGGCATCTCGGGGCCCCCTCCAGTGCCAGTCATTTACCGCCTTTTGCTGGTCCCCAGGGAGCTCCAAGGGTCATGGGAAAGGAGGTGGGTGTCTGGATCAGGGTGGGAGAATATTGAATACTCAGGGCCACTGAGTATTCAATATTTTCATAATAGATACATTCACACTGGGGAGACTGGCTGGATGTCAGCCTCATCGCAGCTTGCTTGGCTATCAATCCTGgctgttttatgtatgtatatattttttcccaatgCACAGATAAACTTACGGAGAAAGAATTCATCGAGGGGACCCTGGCCAATAAGGAAATTCTGCGACTGATCCAGTTTGAGCCtcaaaaagtgaaggaaaagataaagaatGCCTGATGCCAACTGCTCAGTTGTCCTCCCTCCACCCATCACTCACACGACACCCGTGAgcgcgtgtgcacacacacacacacacacacacgcacgcacatgcacacatccACCCCAGGGCCAAGAGAAAGGCCTGAACACAAGCCCACAGCACAGCTCCCTGCCAAACTGAAGCATCTGTAGTGACCCACTAGTTCCTTCTTCCTGAGTCTTCAGCGTCCCTCCCATCATCCCCGATCCCACCCCTCCCTCTGCCCACCAGCCCATGGCCCTGTGCTAATCCCAGGATTAGGCCATAGGAGTCCTAAGTGTCACCCCGCTCTAAGCTCCTTTGTGGAGTGCTGGGTAAGCAGTTTCCAATAAATGTAAGCTGAGCTGGGCACATGGCTGCTGGTCATCCTTCACCTGGAAAGGAAATGATTTCTGTCGGCCGCACCTCAAAGACAAGGTTGTGCTGCGATGGCAGCCCTAGGCTGGACTGCTCTGGTGCCGAATGAGCCTGACGCAGTCCTGCTCTCGTGGAGCTCACGGTCCAGAGGGGGCAATGGAGCTGGAAGGAGGCCATGACCAGTGGCCCAGGTTACCATGGAAACATGCAGAGCAGCAGGGGAGGACACAGTGGAAGGGGCTGACTTGTCAGGGGGGGATCAGGGACCACATCCCTGACGAAGGGAGATTTAAATTCAGACCCACTGCACACGAGGTGG
It includes:
- the RCVRN gene encoding recoverin; this encodes MGNSKSGALSKEILEELQLNTKFSEEELCSWYQSFLKDCPSGRITQQQFQSIYAKFFPDTDPKAYAQHVFRSFDSNLDGTLDFKEYVIALHMTSAGKTNQKLEWAFSLYDVDGNGTISKNEVLEIVMAIFKMITPEDVKLLPEDENTPEKRAEKIWKYFGKNDDDKLTEKEFIEGTLANKEILRLIQFEPQKVKEKIKNA